The region AGCCGGTGAGACGACGTTAAAAACACGATCTGGGGCAGCGGATCCCCACCTGTGTGAGTAGTAAAACATGATTTCCTCCAAGATGGAGAAGAAAGCCAGCTCCATCAGCGCCCGGTGGAAGGTGGGCAGCTCGGGGCTACAGGGGGTCCCCCTCAGGCTCATCAGGTGGTAAACACCCACCACGATGGGCCCGGAGATGAACAGCTGGTTGAGGGTGACGCATTTCAAGGCCTGACGAAGCTTCGCCGGGTccacctgtagggggcagcattCACAAGGAGGGCAAAAGGATTCGCGTCAATATCGAGTTAAAAACAGATCTAAGAGTTTTAAGTGAATGTTGTGTTTATCTGTTATCTTCAGCAGTGAAAACTATGATAAAATATTTTCAGAGTAACCTTCCGGTCCTGTTATCAGTAATACAAATGTTTATCTGTCCAGTGTCCCTCAACATCTCTTATCATCAGGACTTTGATCAGGAGGACACGTCGGACCGATGGCGCCGTCCAATGGCTGCAAAATGCTACCATCAAATGAAAGGATTCAGCAAAACTATGATCCCTTTGAGTCAATGACCTGCCATTTCTATTAAACGTTGCGCAACAATGTCACGTATTGACATATCCCAGCATACACACACgaatcactcacacactcgtTAATCCTTGACAATGCGGCCCGGATGAGAGGCTCAGAACCTGCCGGGCGTTTCACATACCGGGTTATTCTTGTCCAGCTGGATGCGATAGCGGGTGATGAAGGACGGTTTGCCCGTGGTGTCCACCACCAGTAACAGAGCGTTCAGCCCCCAGAAtgtgagagaggggagaagcaTCGTTCCTGGGGGGGAAGAGAACAATCAGAACGGGCTCATGCCAGTTTTCAGAACATCTGAAACCCTGCCGAGTGTGTACATTTCTATTCTCTGTGTAACATCATGAGGTTCAAGTGGATCATCAAAGTAATTAGATCACGTGATGTTGGTCCTGAAACAACCAAACTGTGTTTGAGCGTCACACGAGTGAAATCTATATCATCTATATGAATCGTCCTTCGATGGAGCGAAGTCAGTGATCCTTAAAGGGCAGAGGTGGGAATATTGTGGCCACAGATGCACATTATGGCAATTTATTTTTTAGCtatttcacagaaaaaaaaagatacccACCGAAATAGAAGAGAGCCTCATCGTGACCCTCGAATGCCACGCACAGCTTGGTCCACAAGTCCTGCCAGAAGTCACCCGAAGCCCCCCAGAACCTCTGAAGATGCCTGGAGGAGCAGTCAAGGAGCAGCGCCACAAACAGAGATTATCCACCGGGACAGAGGACTTCACCACATCACAATCAGCTTTCATCTGATATTTAGACGACCCTTGTTGTAGCAGAAGTCTAACTGGATCATACCCCTCTGTCTTCCACCAGTCTAAGCTTTCCTGATGCTATCGGATCACATAACGAACCGTCCTCTGTTTAGTCCGGTGCGCTCTATTAAAGGGTCTTCACACGTCCACTGATCTGTGGAAATCCTACACCGCACCGGAGGTGTCGAGCAACGTCTCCTCCCCTTTAATAATAGGTGAGGTTGATGCCAACTGTTTGGAAGATTTTCAGACAATGCAACAGTTGCGGAGTGCGGCCAGGCTCCCAAACCAGACATTAAATGGGTGACGTGGTCGAGGACACAGACCTGAGATTACCCAGACACAATAGAGCCTCAGAACTGAGCTCTGCAGCCGGTGGTAATGCTCACCAACTAAATAGAGGCCTTAGtttaatggagaaaaaagaaaggtttATTTTCTGAGACTGAACACTcatatttccttctttttctgctAATTTACCAGCAGGATGATGGTAAACACAGCCTCAGTGTTGAGAGCGGCTGCTCATTCATGCACATGTGATGAAATCCTACCACGTGAGCGAGTTCCCAAACGCAGCCAAGAATAATATTCCTGATCCGATGATAAAAGCAGCTTTCTTCACAGAGTCCCAGAGACCTCCTCCGTTgctctcctgcacacacacacacacacacacacacacacacacacactcactaataAGCCATATGATTGTTACTGCCACTCTGCATTCATGTGATTTTCCCACAGAGCGACATGAGGAAAATGTTACTCTAAATTAATTAGTCTGTTTAAAAGGCACTTCTCTCTCTTATTATGAGCAGGTGCTTACACAGAGAATCTTTTTaagcaaatataaaaacacagttgTCGTTCTGTGTTTGTATATCTAATCTAATCTTTGTAGAGGAAGATAAACAGGCTCCAGTGATTGACAGACCTTTTAAAAAACAGCTTCCCCTCCATTTACATGAAGCGGCAGCAATGTGACATGTTCATCTtacttttaaatattttaaatatcttATTTCTTTAAAACTCTTCTCTGTCACATCTGACACATCTAACATTCTAATGACAGCAAAACTCAACCATGTGACGCCCATGTTTCACTCATTGTTCCCTCTAAAGCCCCATGAAACTGTCAACAAAGGCAAATAAAAGAGCATCTAATCCGGTTAAACGTGTCCCGAAACAATAGTGTTGAAATAATATTCATGAGGCAAAACCAGGTGGGTGTAAACTTTACTGGTTAGAAAGAGGTCGTTCTGGAGGATATAGGCAGCCGTCAAAACAAAAGTTATTAGAGCATTCTTTATGCTTTAGGTAATAAGTCTTTTAAAAATTTGTAAAACCTAGGTGCGTCTGGATAAACTGGACTGTAACATTAACCGTAATCAGATTTGACAGTGTTTTTAGCGGATGTGCTCAACTGTAAAGGTGTGTTCTCACCTGTTCGCCTCTGGCTCCTGACGGATCCCTGCTTTTGCCTGTGAACACAATATTAAATAAGATTTACTGCAAGTAATACGGTACTACACCGCAACTTTCTGCGAAGAGTTACACGTAGCCCTGCAGTATACGTGCAAACAttatttagaataaaacaaataatatGTTTAGTTTTGCATTACGTAACGTCGCAAATTCTCAAAAATATCCTTTAGTTTTAGCAATCTCTTTAAAAACAGTCACATTTATGCCGAGCAATGCTGCAGACGCTGCTAAGAGCCTTTAAcatgtaaatgatgtaaatgatgtaaatgatgtaaattTCCCACTGCCGACAGAAAACCACGCGTAACCTATAGCTGTTATTCAGTGCTCCGCTTCTTCGTGTCTGGATCGTCACAACAGTTAATACAAACGCAAAGCGACTTCCTGCGTGTATCAATAATGGATCGAATCTCACCGTTGACACTTGTCTCCACCGTCATGTCTGCGTTATTTGACAATCTCTTCTACCGCCGCTCGCATTGATCTTGATCCAACATCAGGTTTATTTACATTCGTCGctcgcctctgattggctggttcctgGTCAGCTGACTTCAGTTTTATACGGAAGTAGCTACAAATGTTCTATAAGAAACTCCGCAAGATTTTGGTGAAGGTTCAAAAATTCTGCACATAGGCCATTCAAAGGCTGTTTTTTCTTACTTGTTAATGCTGACATTCATTAATATTTTACTGCTAATTAAATCAATCTCCGCAATACATCGATTATACAGTGGCTGCTACGTCAGTTGTTCAACAGCAACAGATCAGGATAGTCAATCCGATTAAAGTATTTTAACTACTAAGTTTATTTTTCAGTctaattctttaaaaaataatcaataatttgTCCGCCAACCAGCttcaaacagcatttttttaTTATGAAAATGCTCTTATTCCTAACACTActgtatttaatatttattttttacttttttttttaattacacacGTGTTTGATGACATTATTTGCAGTGAGGTTTGTCACACAATTTTCgatttttaaaatggtcaaTTAAGGAATCCCTAAATTGTAAAAAGGGAGCGTTATGAGAATGACCACACACAAAAGGCACCTTTTTTGCTTAATCAGCAGTCTTTGACCCAGGGAACCGCAACGTGTGCCTTCACTATCATCCAGGTTGGTCGGGCCACCATAAACATTATGTAATATTAACACTGGTTCCACTTCCAACACAAGTTGGCCTCATCAACAAACAGGACCACTTTCGTGGTGGACGGGGGAACTAATCGGCAGAATCTAAACACCTTTAATTGTGATGAATTGATTTAAATTGTGGTGGTTTTACTTTTCAGTAAAATGATGTGAAATCCACAGTTTAATTGTAATTGTGATTTAAATGACGTCCTTAAGTGACGACTCGCTGCTGCCATCTAGCGCCGAGCTATCAGTATTGTAACAGCTTTGTGGAGAACGCTTTTGCTGTGAGTTGACAGCACAGAATCATATAACCAAATTCATACGTATTTTACTCTGGTTAACCTACATTTACTGTAACTGTGCTACTTTAATATTTGTATTATATGGATTGAGTTTCATTGTGGAGTAATCATaatacccccctccccccaataAACTGAACCTTTGTGAGTGTCAGATGTCACTTTCTTAATAGTGTCAGATTACTAAAAGCAACCCAAACTCATATAATTTCTACTAAACCTCTAACCCCATTTGTCTGGCCTaatttgtgtatttttagctGATGGGACCTGACAGGACAAATTGATTTCATTGATCATCTGGGTTAAATTTCCTCCAACTTCAACACAGCTCAGGGAATTACAGCAGCTGCAACTATTGACTGCTTTCTGAGAACAACACAATCGAATGACCGCCTTAATCTTTGCTCTCTGCTTAATGGTTGAATCGAAAACAGAGGTTCTGGCTATGAAGCCTCTCTTGCAAAACACTTCTGAATGAGGCCATTTTCTTCTCTCAACGACGCACATAAAGGACAAGGACGTGCACAAAAAGCACTTACAAGGCTACATCTTAATTAAGAAACCATGTGACCCAGTTTAGGACAGGTTTTATTATTGTGAAGTGTAATAAGGGGTGGGAATCATTTCATATGCATACGTGCTTGTTACTTTTTCTTACTTTTGACTTATCTGTACACACTCTCACCACCCAGGTC is a window of Takifugu flavidus isolate HTHZ2018 chromosome 14, ASM371156v2, whole genome shotgun sequence DNA encoding:
- the faxdc2 gene encoding fatty acid hydroxylase domain-containing protein 2; protein product: MTVETSVNGKSRDPSGARGEQESNGGGLWDSVKKAAFIIGSGILFLAAFGNSLTWHLQRFWGASGDFWQDLWTKLCVAFEGHDEALFYFGTMLLPSLTFWGLNALLLVVDTTGKPSFITRYRIQLDKNNPVDPAKLRQALKCVTLNQLFISGPIVVGVYHLMSLRGTPCSPELPTFHRALMELAFFSILEEIMFYYSHRLFHQPNLYKRFHKQHHEWTAPIGVVATYAHPLEHVLSNLLPVVIGPVILGSHVSTTSMWYCVALISTTISHCGYHLPFLPSPEFHDFHHLRFNQCYGVFGVLDRLHGTDDKFRQSKQYERHTLLTGLTPLNESIPDAPKKAL